Proteins co-encoded in one Streptomyces sp. JH34 genomic window:
- a CDS encoding Na+/H+ antiporter, translated as MDALPLVALVAASAAVAGAARRTPVPAPLLLVAAGLLASYLPGVPDYTLDAHIVLPLLLPPLLYTAAVDSSYLDLRANLRPVALLSVGYVLFATFAVGWLAYLLVPDLPLTAALVLGAVIAPPDAVTAAAIARRVGLPARVTTILQGESLVNDATAITAFKVVLAAAVGQGMSWGEGIGEFLLASVGGVGVGLLLMVPLHWLRTHLKEALLQNTLSLLIPFVAYAAAERVHASGVLAVVVVALYLGHRSWQVDFATRLQEAAVWKMVAFVLESAVFALIGLQLPFVLKGLGAYGVGEAFQYAVLVFVAVVVVRFVWVYPASYLPPWLSRRVREREGPLPRTSPLIISWAGMRGVVSLAIAFSIPVVTHDGEDFPARNLVLFLTFTTVIGTLVVQGLSLPLMVRVLKLPGRDARAETLAEAQAQSEASTVADARLEALLADPRNALPDPLTQRLRAVMERRRNAVWERLGRANPVTGESADDTYRRLAREMIAAEREVFVRLRDERRIDDEMLRALLRRLDLEEAAAYRESDGAS; from the coding sequence ATGGACGCATTGCCGCTGGTGGCGCTCGTCGCGGCAAGCGCGGCGGTCGCGGGGGCCGCCCGCCGCACCCCCGTGCCCGCCCCGCTGCTGCTGGTCGCCGCGGGGCTGCTGGCCTCGTACCTGCCGGGGGTGCCGGACTACACGCTGGACGCGCACATCGTCCTGCCCCTGCTGCTGCCGCCGCTGCTGTACACGGCGGCGGTCGACAGCTCGTACCTCGACCTGCGGGCCAATCTGCGTCCCGTCGCCCTGCTCTCCGTCGGCTACGTGCTCTTCGCGACGTTCGCGGTCGGGTGGCTGGCCTATCTCCTCGTGCCGGACCTGCCGCTCACCGCGGCGCTGGTGCTCGGCGCCGTCATCGCCCCGCCCGACGCCGTCACCGCCGCGGCGATCGCCCGCCGGGTGGGCCTGCCCGCCCGGGTCACCACGATCCTGCAGGGCGAGTCCCTGGTGAACGACGCCACCGCGATCACCGCCTTCAAGGTGGTCCTCGCCGCGGCGGTCGGTCAGGGCATGAGCTGGGGCGAGGGCATCGGGGAGTTCCTGCTGGCCTCCGTCGGGGGTGTCGGCGTCGGCCTGCTGCTGATGGTGCCGCTGCACTGGCTGCGCACCCACCTCAAGGAGGCGCTGCTCCAGAACACCCTGTCGCTGCTGATCCCCTTCGTGGCGTACGCGGCCGCGGAGCGGGTGCACGCCTCCGGTGTGCTCGCCGTGGTCGTCGTCGCGCTCTACCTGGGGCACCGCTCCTGGCAGGTCGACTTCGCGACCCGGCTCCAGGAGGCGGCGGTCTGGAAGATGGTCGCGTTCGTCCTGGAGTCCGCGGTCTTCGCGCTGATCGGACTGCAGCTGCCCTTCGTCCTGAAGGGGCTGGGAGCGTACGGCGTGGGCGAGGCGTTCCAGTACGCGGTGCTCGTGTTCGTCGCCGTGGTGGTGGTGCGCTTCGTCTGGGTGTACCCCGCGAGCTATCTGCCCCCGTGGCTCTCCCGGCGTGTCCGGGAGCGCGAGGGGCCGCTGCCCCGGACGTCCCCCCTGATCATCAGCTGGGCCGGGATGCGGGGCGTCGTCTCGCTCGCCATCGCGTTCTCCATCCCCGTGGTCACGCACGACGGGGAGGACTTCCCCGCACGCAACCTGGTGCTGTTCCTGACCTTCACGACCGTCATCGGGACACTCGTCGTCCAGGGGCTGAGCCTGCCCCTCATGGTGCGCGTACTGAAGCTCCCGGGACGCGACGCGCGCGCCGAGACGCTGGCCGAGGCCCAGGCGCAGAGCGAGGCGTCCACGGTCGCGGACGCCCGGCTGGAGGCGCTGCTCGCCGACCCGCGCAACGCGCTGCCCGACCCCCTCACCCAGCGCCTGCGCGCGGTCATGGAACGGCGCCGCAACGCCGTGTGGGAGAGGCTCGGCCGGGCGAATCCGGTCACCGGGGAGTCGGCCGACGACACCTACCGCCGACTGGCGAGGGAGATGATCGCCGCCGAGCGGGAGGTGTTCGTGCGCCTCAGGGACGAGCGGCGGATCGACGACGAGATGCTGCGCGCCCTGCTGCGCCGGCTGGACCTGGAGGAGGCCGCCGCCTACCGGGAGTCGGACGGCGCCTCGTGA
- a CDS encoding UBP-type zinc finger domain-containing protein, with the protein MSECLHVSELPRPEPVALDDTCPECLVAGTHPVQLRLCLVCGHVGCCDSSPLKHATAHFEATGHPVMRSFECAESWRWCFVDGSIV; encoded by the coding sequence ATGAGTGAGTGCCTGCATGTATCCGAACTGCCGCGCCCCGAGCCCGTCGCGCTCGACGACACCTGCCCGGAGTGCCTGGTGGCCGGCACCCATCCCGTGCAGTTGCGGCTCTGTCTGGTCTGCGGGCACGTCGGGTGCTGCGATTCCTCGCCCCTGAAGCACGCCACGGCCCACTTCGAGGCGACCGGACATCCGGTCATGCGCAGCTTCGAATGCGCCGAGAGCTGGCGCTGGTGCTTCGTGGACGGTTCGATCGTCTGA
- a CDS encoding anti-sigma regulatory factor — MSQIAGEPGNQDFVEVRLPAAGAYLSVLRTATAGLAARLDFTLDEIEDLRIAVDEACAILLQQAVPGSVLSCVFRLVGDSLEVTVSAPTTDGRAPERDTFAWTVLSALAGKVDSTVADDRTVSISLYKQRGAGPGPA; from the coding sequence GTGTCCCAGATCGCAGGCGAGCCCGGGAACCAGGACTTCGTAGAGGTCCGGCTGCCCGCTGCGGGTGCCTACCTGTCGGTGCTGCGAACGGCCACGGCCGGTCTCGCAGCGCGCTTGGACTTCACTCTCGACGAGATCGAGGATCTTCGCATCGCGGTCGACGAGGCCTGCGCGATCCTGCTTCAGCAGGCCGTGCCGGGCTCCGTCCTCAGCTGCGTGTTCCGGCTCGTCGGCGATTCCCTCGAGGTGACCGTCTCGGCCCCCACGACGGACGGCCGCGCCCCCGAGCGCGACACCTTCGCCTGGACGGTGCTCTCCGCGCTGGCCGGCAAGGTCGACTCCACGGTCGCCGACGACCGTACGGTCAGCATCAGCCTCTACAAACAGCGCGGCGCGGGACCCGGGCCGGCGTGA
- a CDS encoding RNA polymerase sigma factor SigF, with the protein MRDETIRSGAVRPAALPEQQARPHPEGGADGADEAQGRPAAPEQPQVERAGRMSEHGHHDPHDRSGARALFVELRALPDGSVEKAELRNRLVRMHLPLVEHLARRFRNRGEPLDDLTQVATIGLIKSVDRFDPDRGVEFSTYATPTVVGEIKRHFRDKGWAVRVPRRLQELRLSLTTATAELSQQHGRSPTVHELAERLGISEEEVLEGLESANAYSTLSLDVPDTDDESPAVADTLGSEDEALEGVEYRESLKPLLEDLPPREKRILLLRFFGNMTQSQIAQEVGISQMHVSRLLARTLAQLRERLLVEE; encoded by the coding sequence GTGCGGGACGAGACGATCCGGTCGGGGGCGGTGCGCCCGGCGGCCCTTCCGGAGCAGCAGGCCCGGCCGCATCCGGAGGGCGGGGCGGACGGCGCGGACGAGGCGCAGGGCCGTCCGGCCGCGCCTGAGCAGCCACAGGTGGAGCGGGCGGGCCGGATGAGCGAGCACGGGCACCACGATCCACACGACCGCAGTGGGGCGCGGGCGCTCTTCGTCGAGCTCCGCGCGCTTCCCGACGGCTCGGTCGAGAAGGCCGAGCTCCGCAACCGGCTGGTGCGGATGCACCTGCCGCTCGTGGAGCACCTGGCCCGCAGGTTCCGCAACCGCGGCGAGCCGCTGGACGACCTGACCCAGGTCGCCACCATCGGCCTGATCAAGTCGGTGGACCGGTTCGACCCCGACCGCGGAGTCGAGTTCTCGACGTACGCGACCCCCACGGTCGTCGGCGAGATCAAGCGGCACTTCCGGGACAAGGGCTGGGCGGTGCGGGTACCGCGGCGCCTCCAGGAGCTGCGGCTGTCGCTCACGACGGCCACCGCCGAGCTCTCCCAGCAGCACGGCCGCTCGCCCACCGTGCACGAGCTGGCGGAGCGCCTGGGCATCTCCGAGGAGGAGGTCCTGGAGGGGCTGGAGTCGGCCAACGCCTACAGCACGCTCTCGCTCGACGTCCCGGACACGGACGACGAGTCCCCGGCGGTCGCGGACACCCTCGGCTCCGAGGACGAGGCGCTGGAGGGCGTCGAGTACCGCGAGTCGCTCAAGCCGCTGCTGGAGGACCTCCCGCCGCGCGAGAAGCGGATCCTGCTGCTGCGCTTCTTCGGCAACATGACCCAGTCGCAGATCGCGCAGGAGGTGGGCATCTCCCAGATGCACGTCTCGCGCCTGCTGGCCCGCACGCTCGCCCAGCTGCGCGAGCGGCTGCTCGTCGAGGAGTAG
- a CDS encoding diacylglycerol kinase family protein — protein sequence MRALLVVNPAATTTSARTRDVLIHALASEMKIETVTTEYRGHARDLGRRAADSDDIDLVVALGGDGTVNEVVNGLLHDGPDPEGLPSLAVVPGGSTNVFARALGIPNDAVEATGAILDALADGSERTVGLGLAAGTPGTADEAVPGRWFTFCAGLGFDAGVIGRVEQKRELGKRSTHALYVRQVLRQFMDDPHRRNGMITLDVPGQDPVTDLALSIICNTAPWTYLGNRPLYASPKASFDSALDVLGLKRLSTPAVTRYATQLLTSSPEKGPHGKHAVSLHDLTDFTLHSKAPLPFQMDGDHLGLRTSVTFTGVRRALRVIV from the coding sequence ATGCGCGCACTCCTCGTGGTCAACCCAGCTGCCACCACTACCAGTGCGCGGACACGTGACGTGCTGATCCACGCCCTCGCGAGCGAGATGAAGATCGAGACCGTGACCACGGAGTACCGCGGTCACGCCAGGGACCTGGGACGCCGGGCGGCCGACTCCGACGACATCGACCTGGTGGTCGCCCTCGGGGGCGACGGCACGGTGAACGAGGTGGTCAACGGCCTGCTGCACGACGGCCCGGACCCCGAGGGCCTGCCGAGCCTGGCCGTGGTCCCGGGCGGTTCCACGAACGTCTTCGCGCGGGCCCTGGGCATTCCCAACGACGCTGTCGAGGCGACCGGCGCCATCCTGGACGCCCTCGCCGACGGCAGCGAGCGCACGGTGGGCCTCGGCCTCGCGGCCGGCACCCCGGGCACGGCGGACGAGGCCGTGCCCGGGCGGTGGTTCACCTTCTGCGCGGGACTCGGATTCGATGCCGGAGTCATCGGGCGGGTCGAACAGAAGCGCGAGCTGGGCAAACGGTCGACCCACGCCCTGTACGTACGCCAGGTGCTCCGGCAGTTCATGGACGACCCCCACCGGCGCAACGGCATGATCACCCTCGACGTGCCCGGACAGGACCCGGTCACCGACCTCGCGCTGTCGATAATCTGCAACACCGCACCCTGGACCTACCTGGGCAACCGCCCGCTGTACGCCTCCCCGAAGGCGTCCTTCGACAGCGCCCTGGACGTCCTCGGCCTCAAGCGTCTGTCCACCCCCGCCGTGACCCGGTACGCCACCCAGCTGCTCACTTCGAGCCCCGAGAAGGGGCCGCACGGCAAGCACGCCGTGTCGCTTCACGACCTCACGGACTTCACCTTGCATTCAAAGGCGCCGCTGCCCTTCCAGATGGACGGTGACCACCTGGGACTGCGTACGAGCGTGACGTTCACAGGCGTACGCCGTGCACTGCGTGTGATTGTGTGA
- a CDS encoding WhiB family transcriptional regulator, with the protein MDWRHNAVCREEDPELFFPIGNTGPALLQIEEAKAVCRRCPVMEQCLQWALESGQDSGVWGGLSEDERRAMKRRAARNRARNASA; encoded by the coding sequence ATGGACTGGCGTCACAACGCCGTTTGTCGTGAGGAAGACCCCGAGCTGTTCTTCCCCATCGGCAACACCGGTCCTGCGCTGCTGCAGATCGAGGAAGCCAAGGCCGTCTGCCGTCGCTGCCCCGTCATGGAGCAGTGCCTGCAGTGGGCGCTCGAGTCCGGCCAGGACTCCGGCGTCTGGGGTGGCCTCAGTGAGGACGAGCGCCGCGCAATGAAGCGCCGCGCCGCTCGCAACCGGGCGCGTAACGCCAGCGCCTGA
- a CDS encoding PAS domain-containing sensor histidine kinase has protein sequence MNDLVRQHTALSDTDLEWLHLLVSEWQLLSDLSFADLVLWVPTRDGTRYVSVAQMRPNTGPTSYQDDMVGHLVPRGRRPLLDAALDEGRIVREGDPEWREEVPVRVESIPVRREGRILGVIARNTNLLTVRTPSRLELTYLQSASDLAQMIAAGTFPFPGQQVDMDASPRVGDGLIRLDADGVVQYASPNGLSAYHRLGLASDLVGHHLGATTAELAPSRGPVDEALVKVASGYAPREFEVEGAGGVIQLRAIPLKPKGVRIGSLVLLRDVTELRRRERELITKDATIREIHHRVKNNLQTVAALLRLQARRMDSERGREALNEAVRRVGSIAIVHETLSQNLDERVEFDEIADRVIAMVAEISPGKVTCRRTGRFGVLDAEVATPLSMVLTEVLQNALEHAFTVAEQGAVEVSAVRGGTSAETRLLITVTDDGRGLPEGFDPQKAGNLGLQIVRTLVEGELGGTFGMVPAPVRGTQVVLDIPVQNDK, from the coding sequence ATGAACGACCTCGTCCGCCAGCACACCGCTCTGAGTGACACCGACCTCGAGTGGCTCCATCTGCTGGTCTCGGAGTGGCAGCTGCTCTCCGACCTGTCCTTCGCCGACCTCGTCCTGTGGGTGCCCACCCGCGACGGGACCCGCTACGTGTCCGTGGCCCAGATGCGGCCCAACACCGGCCCCACCTCCTATCAGGACGACATGGTCGGCCACCTCGTGCCGCGCGGCCGCCGGCCGCTGCTGGACGCCGCCCTGGACGAAGGGCGCATCGTGCGCGAGGGGGATCCGGAGTGGCGGGAGGAGGTGCCCGTCCGGGTCGAGTCCATCCCCGTGCGCAGGGAGGGCCGGATCCTCGGCGTCATCGCCCGCAACACCAACCTCCTCACCGTCCGTACGCCGTCGAGGCTGGAGCTCACCTACCTCCAGTCCGCCTCCGACCTGGCGCAGATGATCGCCGCCGGTACCTTCCCGTTCCCCGGCCAGCAGGTCGACATGGACGCCTCGCCCCGCGTGGGGGACGGGCTGATCAGGCTCGACGCCGACGGGGTCGTGCAGTACGCCAGCCCCAACGGCCTCTCCGCCTACCACCGGCTGGGCCTGGCCTCGGACCTCGTGGGCCACCACCTCGGCGCGACCACCGCCGAACTCGCGCCGTCGCGCGGCCCGGTGGACGAGGCCCTGGTGAAGGTGGCGAGCGGGTACGCGCCACGGGAGTTCGAGGTCGAGGGAGCCGGTGGGGTCATCCAGCTGCGTGCGATCCCGCTCAAGCCCAAGGGGGTGCGCATCGGGTCGCTGGTGCTGCTCCGGGACGTCACGGAACTGCGGCGCCGTGAGCGGGAATTGATCACGAAGGACGCCACCATCCGGGAGATCCACCACCGGGTGAAGAACAACCTCCAGACCGTGGCCGCCCTGTTGCGGCTCCAGGCGCGCCGGATGGACTCGGAGCGGGGTCGTGAGGCGCTCAACGAGGCCGTGCGGCGCGTCGGTTCGATCGCCATCGTCCATGAGACGCTGTCTCAGAATCTGGATGAACGGGTCGAGTTCGACGAGATCGCCGACCGGGTGATCGCGATGGTCGCCGAGATCTCGCCCGGAAAGGTCACCTGCCGCCGGACCGGACGTTTCGGGGTCCTGGACGCGGAAGTGGCCACGCCGCTCTCGATGGTGCTCACCGAGGTGCTGCAGAACGCGCTGGAGCACGCGTTCACCGTGGCCGAGCAGGGCGCGGTGGAGGTGTCCGCGGTGCGCGGCGGCACGTCGGCCGAGACCCGGCTGCTGATCACCGTGACGGACGACGGACGCGGGCTGCCCGAGGGGTTCGACCCGCAGAAGGCCGGCAACCTGGGCCTGCAGATCGTGCGGACGCTGGTGGAGGGTGAGCTGGGCGGCACGTTCGGGATGGTCCCGGCCCCGGTGCGCGGCACCCAGGTGGTGCTGGACATCCCCGTGCAGAACGACAAGTAG
- the nagB gene encoding glucosamine-6-phosphate deaminase, translating into MEVVIVPDAAAGGELIAEAVAALLSRKPDALLGVATGSTPLPVYQALTAKVRSGAVDAGRARICQLDEYVGLPPGHPESYRSVVLREVIEPLGLSEKSFMGPDGAAEDVQAACDAYDKALAEAGGVDLQLLGIGTDGHIGFNEPCSSLASRTRIKTLTEQTRIDNARFFDDDIEQVPRHVITQGIGTILESRHPILLATGEGKADAVARTVEGPIASVVPASALQLHPHATVVVDEAAASKLKLADYFRATFAAKPRWQGL; encoded by the coding sequence GTGGAAGTTGTCATCGTCCCGGACGCCGCGGCAGGCGGCGAGCTCATCGCGGAGGCCGTCGCGGCACTGCTGAGCCGCAAGCCCGACGCCCTGCTCGGCGTTGCCACCGGCTCGACCCCGCTGCCCGTCTACCAGGCCCTGACGGCCAAGGTCCGCTCCGGCGCCGTGGACGCCGGCCGCGCCCGCATCTGCCAGCTCGACGAGTACGTCGGACTGCCCCCCGGACACCCCGAGTCGTACCGCTCGGTCGTGCTGCGCGAGGTCATCGAGCCGCTGGGCCTGTCCGAGAAGTCCTTCATGGGGCCGGACGGTGCGGCCGAGGACGTGCAGGCCGCCTGCGACGCCTACGACAAGGCGCTGGCGGAGGCGGGCGGCGTGGACCTCCAGCTGCTCGGCATCGGCACCGACGGACACATCGGCTTCAACGAGCCGTGCTCCTCGCTCGCCTCCCGCACCCGCATCAAGACGCTGACCGAGCAGACCCGGATCGACAACGCCCGCTTCTTCGACGACGACATCGAGCAGGTGCCCCGCCACGTCATCACCCAGGGCATCGGCACGATCCTGGAGTCACGCCACCCGATCCTGCTGGCCACCGGCGAAGGCAAGGCCGACGCGGTGGCCCGGACGGTCGAGGGCCCGATCGCCTCGGTCGTGCCGGCCTCCGCGCTGCAGCTGCACCCGCACGCCACGGTGGTCGTCGACGAGGCGGCGGCGTCCAAGCTGAAGCTCGCGGACTACTTCCGCGCGACCTTCGCGGCGAAGCCGCGGTGGCAGGGCCTGTAG
- a CDS encoding glycoside hydrolase family 3 protein, whose translation MTTLVSTTDTVTRDALAVLQPGFTGTTAPDWLLRRVGEGLASVGLFGRNIHSPEQLAALTARLRAERDDVLVAIDEEGGDVTRLEVRSGSSFPGNLALGAVDDVDLTRAVARELGRRLAACGVNLNWAPSADVNSNPGNPVIGVRSFGAGTGLVARHTAAYVEGLQAAGVAACTKHFPGHGDTAVDSHHALPRIDVDLDTLYTRELVPFRAAVAAGSKAVMSAHILLPALDPDRPATLSPQILTGLLRRELGYDGLIVTDGMEMDAIAGTYGIERGSVLAVAAGADAICVGGGLADEDTVLRLRDALVAAVRSGELPEERLADAAARVRALASWTQEVRGAVPAPGAEEQEGTAPGARAGVGLVAARRAVTVTGTGEPLDGPPYVAAFTPVANIAVGDETPWGVAAELSRILPGTETGTYGGGSVSPAAEVLRAAGERRIVAVVRDVHRHGWMSEALDEVLAARPDTVVVEMGLPVAPPRGAPHVATHGAARVCGVAAAEAITGTGA comes from the coding sequence ATGACCACCCTCGTATCCACCACGGACACCGTCACGCGTGACGCGCTGGCCGTCCTCCAGCCGGGCTTCACCGGCACGACAGCCCCGGACTGGCTGCTGCGCAGGGTCGGCGAAGGTCTGGCCTCAGTCGGGCTGTTCGGCCGGAACATCCACTCGCCCGAGCAGCTCGCCGCGCTCACCGCCCGGCTGCGGGCCGAGCGGGACGACGTGCTCGTCGCCATCGACGAGGAGGGCGGTGACGTCACCCGGCTGGAGGTCCGCAGCGGCTCGTCCTTCCCCGGCAACCTCGCCCTCGGCGCCGTGGACGACGTGGACCTCACCCGGGCCGTCGCCCGCGAACTCGGCCGCCGGCTCGCCGCGTGCGGGGTCAACCTCAACTGGGCCCCGTCAGCCGACGTCAACTCCAACCCGGGGAACCCGGTCATCGGCGTACGCTCCTTCGGCGCCGGCACCGGGCTCGTCGCCCGGCACACCGCCGCCTACGTCGAGGGCCTCCAGGCCGCCGGTGTCGCCGCGTGCACCAAGCACTTCCCGGGGCACGGCGACACGGCGGTCGACTCGCACCACGCGCTGCCGCGCATCGATGTGGACCTGGACACGCTGTACACCCGTGAGCTGGTGCCTTTCCGGGCCGCCGTCGCAGCGGGTTCCAAAGCGGTGATGAGCGCCCATATCCTGCTTCCCGCACTGGACCCGGACCGGCCCGCGACCCTGAGCCCCCAGATCCTCACCGGTCTGCTCCGCCGGGAGCTGGGCTACGACGGGCTCATCGTCACCGACGGCATGGAGATGGACGCCATCGCCGGCACGTACGGCATCGAGCGCGGATCCGTCCTCGCCGTCGCCGCGGGCGCCGACGCCATCTGTGTCGGCGGCGGTCTGGCCGACGAGGACACGGTGCTGCGGCTGCGTGACGCCCTGGTGGCGGCGGTGCGCAGCGGTGAACTGCCCGAGGAGCGGCTCGCCGACGCGGCCGCACGCGTACGGGCCCTCGCGTCCTGGACGCAGGAGGTCAGGGGGGCTGTCCCGGCGCCGGGCGCGGAGGAGCAGGAGGGGACCGCACCCGGCGCCCGAGCCGGCGTCGGACTGGTCGCGGCCCGCCGCGCCGTGACGGTCACGGGCACCGGCGAGCCGCTGGACGGGCCGCCGTACGTCGCCGCGTTCACCCCGGTCGCCAACATCGCGGTCGGCGACGAGACCCCGTGGGGTGTCGCGGCCGAGCTGTCCCGGATCCTGCCCGGCACCGAGACGGGGACCTACGGCGGCGGGAGCGTGTCACCGGCTGCCGAGGTGCTGAGGGCCGCGGGGGAGCGGCGCATCGTCGCCGTCGTCCGTGACGTCCATCGTCACGGGTGGATGAGCGAGGCGCTGGACGAGGTGCTGGCGGCCCGTCCCGACACCGTCGTGGTCGAGATGGGGCTGCCGGTGGCACCGCCGCGGGGCGCGCCGCACGTCGCCACGCACGGCGCCGCACGGGTGTGCGGGGTCGCGGCGGCGGAGGCGATCACCGGTACGGGCGCCTGA
- a CDS encoding carbohydrate ABC transporter permease, producing MSASTPTNAPAQVLRPDRRRNRLGYNILALVTAALMAFPVYWLIVSSLRPNHEIRSYDQTLWPSSLTFDNFARAVKQDNFVTAIQSSLIVSVTAVVGGMIIATLAALAIGRFRFFGRKALMMVMILVQMLPPTAMLIPIYLQLNALGGIDEYWGLIVVYLVSTLPFATIMIRGFVINIPVELEESAMVDGCTRMGAFRRVIFPLLAPGLAAASIFALVNAWNEYLFAYILINDNSKYTLNVWLMTFTTERGTDYGALMAASTLISIPVVIFFMIIQGKMATGLTSGAVKG from the coding sequence ATGAGCGCCTCCACGCCCACGAACGCGCCGGCCCAGGTCCTGCGGCCCGACCGCAGGCGGAACCGCCTCGGCTACAACATCCTGGCGCTGGTCACGGCCGCGCTCATGGCCTTCCCGGTCTACTGGCTGATCGTCAGCTCACTGCGCCCCAACCACGAGATCCGGTCCTACGACCAGACCCTGTGGCCGTCCTCCCTCACCTTCGACAACTTCGCGCGCGCGGTGAAGCAGGACAACTTCGTCACGGCGATCCAGTCGAGCCTCATCGTCTCCGTCACCGCCGTCGTCGGCGGAATGATCATCGCGACCCTCGCGGCCCTCGCCATCGGTCGCTTCCGCTTCTTCGGGCGGAAGGCGCTGATGATGGTCATGATCCTGGTCCAGATGCTGCCGCCGACCGCGATGCTGATCCCGATCTACCTCCAGCTCAACGCGCTGGGAGGCATCGACGAGTACTGGGGTCTCATCGTCGTCTACCTGGTGTCCACGCTGCCCTTCGCGACCATCATGATCCGCGGGTTCGTGATCAACATACCCGTGGAGCTCGAGGAGTCCGCGATGGTGGACGGCTGCACCCGCATGGGGGCCTTCCGCCGGGTCATCTTCCCGCTGCTGGCGCCGGGGCTCGCGGCCGCGTCCATCTTCGCGCTGGTCAACGCCTGGAACGAGTACCTCTTCGCCTACATCCTGATCAACGACAACTCCAAGTACACGCTCAACGTGTGGCTGATGACGTTCACGACGGAACGCGGTACGGACTACGGCGCGCTGATGGCTGCCTCCACCCTCATCTCCATCCCGGTCGTCATCTTCTTCATGATCATTCAGGGGAAGATGGCTACGGGGCTCACCTCCGGCGCCGTGAAGGGATAG
- a CDS encoding sugar ABC transporter permease, whose product MTAADTKAAGPPVPVPRAPEKTGISPSGQEADGPRPKRRRKKGELLPYLLILPAILAIAAVYVYPLVKTVIMSFQDLGRAALWGNGETPWVGFEQFTNILGDPEFWAVVGRTVVFMTICVALTMGIGLLIALMMLKVSTWVRLVLTVALIAAWSMPLMVAASVFRWLSDSDYGLINTLLADLTGDEDRWLGHNWFLDPWQGFGIITLLVVWGAIPFVVITMYAALTQVPKELEEAASLDGATAFGVYRYVTWPVIKPVFTMVATLSVIWDFNVFGQIWLLRGNKPEPEYETLGLYSFSKAFESTSFSQGSAIALITVLMLSGVAVYYLRQLIKTGEVE is encoded by the coding sequence GTGACTGCTGCCGACACCAAGGCCGCCGGTCCACCGGTCCCCGTACCGCGTGCCCCGGAGAAGACCGGGATCTCGCCATCCGGACAGGAAGCCGACGGGCCCCGACCGAAGAGACGGCGGAAGAAGGGCGAACTCCTCCCCTACCTCCTGATCCTGCCGGCGATCCTGGCCATCGCCGCCGTGTACGTCTACCCGCTGGTCAAGACCGTGATCATGTCCTTCCAGGACCTGGGACGGGCGGCCCTCTGGGGCAACGGCGAGACCCCGTGGGTCGGCTTCGAGCAGTTCACCAACATCCTCGGCGATCCGGAGTTCTGGGCGGTCGTCGGCCGGACCGTCGTCTTCATGACCATCTGTGTCGCGCTGACCATGGGCATCGGCCTGCTGATCGCCCTGATGATGCTGAAGGTCTCCACCTGGGTGCGGCTCGTCCTCACGGTGGCCCTGATCGCAGCCTGGTCCATGCCGCTCATGGTCGCCGCCTCGGTCTTCCGCTGGCTCTCCGACTCCGACTACGGCCTGATCAACACCCTGCTCGCCGACCTCACCGGCGACGAGGACCGGTGGCTCGGCCACAACTGGTTCCTCGACCCGTGGCAGGGCTTCGGCATCATCACGCTCCTGGTCGTCTGGGGCGCCATCCCGTTCGTCGTGATCACGATGTACGCGGCCCTCACCCAGGTCCCCAAGGAACTGGAGGAGGCGGCCTCCCTCGACGGAGCCACCGCGTTCGGCGTCTACCGCTACGTGACCTGGCCGGTCATCAAGCCGGTGTTCACGATGGTCGCCACGCTCTCGGTCATCTGGGACTTCAACGTGTTCGGTCAGATCTGGCTGCTGCGCGGCAACAAACCCGAACCCGAGTACGAGACCCTCGGCCTCTACTCCTTCTCCAAGGCGTTCGAGTCCACCTCCTTCAGCCAGGGCAGCGCGATCGCACTGATCACCGTCCTGATGCTCTCCGGCGTCGCCGTGTACTACCTGCGCCAGCTGATCAAGACGGGAGAGGTCGAATGA